CATATTCCCTAGAAGTTTCCTTCAACTCATGACCCACTACTAACAAAATTTTTCCTTGTTTTTTTAGATCATCTAATACCTTAAAAATCATTTTTTCAGTTTTTTTGTCCACCCCTGAAAAGGGTTCATCAAACAAAAATAATTCTGCTTCTTGGGCGAGGGCTTGGGCTAGAAATACTCTTTGTTGTTGACCCCCTGATAGTTGACCTATGGGGCGATCGCGCAGATCCCACATTCCCACCCTCTCTAAAGCATTTTTAACTGTCTCCTTTGACTGTCGGGAAGGGGAACGGAATAGAGGACGATGACGAATTCTTGCCATCATTACCACCCTTTCTACGGTGATAGGATAATCCCAATCAATTTGCGCCCTTTGGGGTATATAAGCCACTTGATCCAACTGTTTTGATAAGGCTTGGGAACGATAAGTAATTTTTCCTTGTGCCAGAGGAATTAAGCCCAAAATTGACTTAATTAAAGAACTTTTTCCCGCTCCATTAGGTCCTATAATTCCAACTATTTGCCCTGAGGTGAGACAAAAACTTATATTTTCTACCGCAATAATGCCTCGATAGTTGACAGCTACTTGCTGAACCTCTAACATAGATTTTATGAATAAATGATTATCATTCTCATGATATTTTAGACTATCACCATCATAAAATATTAGGGTCATAATGTTAAATTTTCGCCACGGTCGTTTTATTTGCTCCTTGTTAGCCTTATGGGCTTTATTTGGCTGTAATGCTCCCACCAGCACCAATCAAGTGGGGGAGAATGTGGACTCGGAAACAGAAACCGTTGATTTACCTTTGGTGGTGACAACTACGGATGTAATTTGTGATTTAACCCGTCAAATAGCCCAAGAAACCATTGATTTAAATTGTTTAGTGGATGCGGGGATTGATCCCCATGTTTATCAAGCGACTCCTGATGATCGTCGAGAGATGGATCAGGCGGATTTGATTTTATATGGTGGTTATGGCTTTGAACCTAGCTTGGTTAGTTTAATTGAGGCGACGGCCAACGAAGCTCCCAAGGTTGCGGTATATGAACAGGCTGTGCCAGAACCAATTATGATGAGGGGGGATGATGGTCATGATCATGGTCATGATCACAGCCATGGAGATGAGGAGGAATTTGCCGATCCCCATGTTTGGCACGATGGAAGTAATGGCATAGAAATAGTTAATGTGATTGCGGAACAATTAGCCCAGTTGCAACCAGATCAAGCCCAGTTATATCAAGATCAAGCTAATCTGATTAATGATGAGTTAGGGGCGATCGATGAATGGATTAAGGCACAAATAGAGACAATTCCCCCTAATCAGAGAATTTTGGTTAGTAATCATGGTTCTTTAGGCTATTTTGTAAGTGCTTACGGGTTACAGTCTAATAGTGCTTTACAGGGAGTTAGTACCGAAGAAGCACCCACTGCGGGGAGGGTGGGAGATTTGGTCAGAAAAATTCAAGATTCTAATGTGCCTACTATTTTTGTGGAAAGTTCTGTCAGTAGAACTATCATTAACACCGTTGCCACGGAAGCAAATGTTAAAGTAGCGGATAATCC
This window of the Cyanobacterium stanieri LEGE 03274 genome carries:
- a CDS encoding metal ABC transporter solute-binding protein, Zn/Mn family, which produces MLNFRHGRFICSLLALWALFGCNAPTSTNQVGENVDSETETVDLPLVVTTTDVICDLTRQIAQETIDLNCLVDAGIDPHVYQATPDDRREMDQADLILYGGYGFEPSLVSLIEATANEAPKVAVYEQAVPEPIMMRGDDGHDHGHDHSHGDEEEFADPHVWHDGSNGIEIVNVIAEQLAQLQPDQAQLYQDQANLINDELGAIDEWIKAQIETIPPNQRILVSNHGSLGYFVSAYGLQSNSALQGVSTEEAPTAGRVGDLVRKIQDSNVPTIFVESSVSRTIINTVATEANVKVADNPLFADGLGESGSGAETYQKKLMLNTQTIVEGLGGSFSPFQ
- a CDS encoding metal ABC transporter ATP-binding protein, whose translation is MLEVQQVAVNYRGIIAVENISFCLTSGQIVGIIGPNGAGKSSLIKSILGLIPLAQGKITYRSQALSKQLDQVAYIPQRAQIDWDYPITVERVVMMARIRHRPLFRSPSRQSKETVKNALERVGMWDLRDRPIGQLSGGQQQRVFLAQALAQEAELFLFDEPFSGVDKKTEKMIFKVLDDLKKQGKILLVVGHELKETSREYDRFLLINKQLIANGSRSEVITPENLQKAYGDNVILLTNNLGKRE